The stretch of DNA AAATTTAGGTAATGTAAATAGATCTAAATCATTAAAAACTAATTGAATAATGCTTGTTTTACAAGAAATATGCATTCCTTTTCTAGTTTACCTCTAGACTCAAATCCCCCTCATATTGAAGGTGGATTAATAGTCAAATTTTCTCCTGCTTACGATCATTTAGTTGCAACCATTGGTAAGCCAGATAATTTATTAAAAGTAAGGAATCTAAAATCTTATCAAGAAATACTTTGTGGTCAAGTTAAGTTAATAGGTGGAATATCGTGGCATTATAAATTGCCATATATTTGTGCTGCAAGCGATAGAGAAATTCGTTTTTGGAGAGTAAGTGCGAGCTGAAGACggtaataatattttatcggaaattgtattatttcataacaaataaaaaaaatattttgtaaaacttacaataattaatataaataaaaatcgtatttttcTCATCATTATCGAAAATTGAATATATTGTCGAGACGAGATACataatttctaaattatttaaatacagTGAGGAACATGTGCTTTAAACTTCTCTTTCTATGTAGCTTAGATAGTATGTatgaaaaaattcagaaaaaattgATGCGATATGAAACTACCTATCTACTATTGTACGTTTTTCTTAGAAAacttaaatatatttaacattTGACTTTATTCCTCTGAGGTAGCTTTCGTCCATGCTGTAGAAACTATTTCTAGAAACCTAGTTTTAAGATGTTCATCTAGTAGTTTGCTCCCTAATTCATATGCTTTGCTATGAACCATAACTGGATTAGGAACACAAACTAGTGTCTCTTCAAGCTGTTTCTTTTCAGCTTTAAACGCATTTAATTCTTGTACAAGAAGTTCTGTATTTTTATCTTCTTCTTGTGTTTTACCTAACGAAATAAGTAATGTGTCCATTAATTAAAGTAATagctttatgaaaaataaattaggtAATGCTTATACAACTTACACAAGGTAGATTGTACTTGACTTTgtagttttttaattttactttttagtaACCACTGCTTGATTATTTGGTTATTCAGAGTATCCTCGATCAAATCTTCTATCAAAGAGATGTAAATCTGAATGTCGAGATTAACAGTTTCGTCATCTATGTTATTTACACACCAATTCAACAAAGCATGGCACAAGTATGCTCGTAAACTGACTGATATAGGATAatcagtttttgcaaatatgcTTTCAGCATCCTTTGGATTTCTAGCATCCAACTTTAGAATAACTTGCAACAAAAAGTCACGctcattttcaacattttttggaTACAACGTTTCAAATTGAGTAATCACACCTAATGCGGCAACAATATGTTTCAATTGTTGTTGTTTATCAGAAGAAATTAATGCCAATGCAACTTCATAGCTAACAGTCAACCACagctgaaataaaaaaattcataaatgttGCAATTACATTTAATATTGATTGGACttcgaatatatttttaccATCTGTTCATTGTCAATGGTATAACAAAATTTAGTTTGCCGTAAGTcattataataacaataataatcttTACAAGTTGTCTCCAAAACGTGTAACAGATCGTCATTTAGTTCTCCATTTAACCACATTTGTATTGTTTCAAgctttacatttttttcaattaatttctgaAGCTTTTCTAAAACTATTAAATGTATTTCCCGATACTAAAAAAACATGCaaacattaatatttattagtGGTAtccataaatattttataataatatagaaaataataataacataccTTAAGGTAGGGAAACTTTGTGATTATGTCCTGTACCAAATTGTATTCTGATTTTTTTAGAGCTAAAATCATTGCTTCCTCAGCTAAAGATTTACTAAGAATATCGTCGTTACATAAAAGTGCAATTACAGCTGTGGTTATTAAACTACTGGCATCTTTACGCAATGAAAGATATTTTATCGTGTCGGTAAAATTTCCCAATTTAGCAAAACTAAAAATATAATTCGAAAATTATTTACCAGATTTCCAGTATGTTTTTTTAATAGCATAACAACTTACATGTATGCAGCTTCTTCGAAACGGCCAGTATCCGCACTATGTTTGGCCCATTTTTCTAATACATTGGTCAGGATTGGATCATCAGGTTCAACCTTACATCTTGCAAGAGCATATgcttctttatgcaaattcgcattCAGGAGTGCTTCTATAGCTTCGTAGGTTTTATGTATACAAAGAAAATATGTTACAGCTTTGTAAGGATTACCGTCGCTTATTAATTGATACGCATACAATTCACACATCTCTTTCCATGTCCTAAAATATACTGTAGTTGTCAGATTGATTTCACAATAATCCTAAGTTATTACTTTATACTTTACGCAATAAATACATTAGTTATGCATACTTCATAGATAAACTAGCTGAAAGTGAAACGAGGAAGTCATTGAGGCGATTTTCTTTGGCAGCTTCATCCAAGTTTTGTTTAAGATTATCACACCATACATCCATCTCTGTAACTACGTCGTGTCTATCTTTTTCGATATGAGCACATTCTGTGAATAAAACCACGTGCAATATAAATATGTGcaattcattataatatgttttATGATAAGGAGGAATTCTGGTTTAAATGACTGGTTTCTCGCGAATAACATTGGCGTTTGCAGCATTTACAGTTACAAGTAGAGGTGTCGAAAACCTGTCCCGATCCCGCATAAAATTCTAAACCAGAATATCCCCTTAATACTAGAAATAAAACATCCGAAATAACTCGTTTTGACCGATTTGATAGTTTTAATGTTAATAATGAACAACTTACTATCACTGTcgaaaaatgacataaaatcATCTTTTGGCGAGAACAATAATGACGTCATGTAATGGGATACATCTCGATAATTCTCTTCCGAGTTCACATCCTCACCTTTCGCACTTTTTACAATGTTTACGAGAGAAGTAAGCAAACTAGTTTTATCATTCATTGTTTTAGTGCTTTTTGTGAAGTATGATGTTCTCTCGGCTTTTTTCTTTCTATCTTCTTTTACTACTAACGTTTTTGAttctaaaatgaaaaattcatgtttGATATTACAAAATAACATAGCcataataaagaatattattttcatactTTGCGCGAATTGCGAAACATTTGATATTGAGCACTCTGATATGGAATTAGTTAACTCTGATACACCATTCATGACTGAAGCATCAGTGATTTCATTTGTTttcgtttgtttctttttatgtTTCTTAGCTGGATTTTTTTGTACTGTTTCTTGCGGTGCAATGGCCTTATTGTCTGTAACTTTCCATACTCGAAGAGTAAAATCAATCGATCCTGTTATGATATAATCAGGACTTAGTGGACTCCACATACAACACAGTACTGGACCAGAATGACCTTTATAGGTGGCGATTAATTCTTCTGTTTCAACATTCCACACCTAAAGAACGATAACCCTTACATGAAGGAAATGGGAAGTTATTGCCGGATAGTACTGTCAAGTTTATGTTCTTACCTGTGCAGTAGAATCATAACTACCGGATATCAACTGTCCGGTGATATACGGATTCCATGCTAAACAAACAACACTATGAACGTGTCCCGTTAAGGTGGCTACGATTTCGTGTACTTTATAAGAATCACATTTCTGTTCATCATCATTTTCAGTTGAATCTTCTGTTGTTGTTAAATGGTTCATTAAATTGGA from Halictus rubicundus isolate RS-2024b chromosome 8, iyHalRubi1_principal, whole genome shotgun sequence encodes:
- the Rig gene encoding gem nuclear organelle associated protein rigor mortis isoform X1 codes for the protein MNEITLPPSPNWYLSNILACSYNGTVAWGARNAITILKFNENEKAVSHFIIRNVHKYRVTCVAFTPEFVEVNSNLMASTGDDNIVKVWDTETLSTVYSYSFGTDKQAVGTDWSYKTPYLLYAASSDGCILSWNVYFNITSSISLGKVAPTCISSCPHHPYLVAIGSKSGLVYIVNFEGKGSVTYKLRGHDTEIVSLSWCPLEQNVISGNHNADLLLASGGKDRAIYIWRAGKDGRYETTISLPAVPIVTCQHRSKLNVAVGNWITVRWIEPKLLFTSSSYGELISWDLSTITKGKPTCKLVHAHHIRGLFCIAHVPDRQENVIEDWRIKKRHKIWTLAQDRRLICCAVQDNNVEIEYDVHTQGGYVYCIAACPLETSRIAYGVGDSTIRLWNLSEGHTNTFDITVLWQKIKGKIRTISWHPEKENLLAYATEEGRIGVFDTNSNKPPTLYRQYHRNIVYVIHWGPHPESEHHVLYSCAEGECVYYDPVKPNQEPKSVFKKDCTEFSWKPDFSCLAVGFENGSISFLNRKLEQRGYAKFGSAMVHCLVWHPESTATDLTYSPMRNYLAVAYKSCSIMILNLSNLMNHLTTTEDSTENDDEQKCDSYKVHEIVATLTGHVHSVVCLAWNPYITGQLISGSYDSTAQVWNVETEELIATYKGHSGPVLCCMWSPLSPDYIITGSIDFTLRVWKVTDNKAIAPQETVQKNPAKKHKKKQTKTNEITDASVMNGVSELTNSISECSISNVSQFAQKSKTLVVKEDRKKKAERTSYFTKSTKTMNDKTSLLTSLVNIVKSAKGEDVNSEENYRDVSHYMTSLLFSPKDDFMSFFDSDKCAHIEKDRHDVVTEMDVWCDNLKQNLDEAAKENRLNDFLVSLSASLSMKTWKEMCELYAYQLISDGNPYKAVTYFLCIHKTYEAIEALLNANLHKEAYALARCKVEPDDPILTNVLEKWAKHSADTGRFEEAAYIFAKLGNFTDTIKYLSLRKDASSLITTAVIALLCNDDILSKSLAEEAMILALKKSEYNLVQDIITKFPYLKYREIHLIVLEKLQKLIEKNVKLETIQMWLNGELNDDLLHVLETTCKDYYCYYNDLRQTKFCYTIDNEQMLWLTVSYEVALALISSDKQQQLKHIVAALGVITQFETLYPKNVENERDFLLQVILKLDARNPKDAESIFAKTDYPISVSLRAYLCHALLNWCVNNIDDETVNLDIQIYISLIEDLIEDTLNNQIIKQWLLKSKIKKLQSQVQSTLCKTQEEDKNTELLVQELNAFKAEKKQLEETLVCVPNPVMVHSKAYELGSKLLDEHLKTRFLEIVSTAWTKATSEE
- the Rig gene encoding gem nuclear organelle associated protein rigor mortis isoform X2 is translated as MNEITLPPSPNWYLSNILACSYNGTVAWGARNAITILKFNENEKAVSHFIIRNVHKYRVTCVAFTPEFVEVNSNLMASTGDDNIVKVWDTETLSTVYSYSFGTDKQAVGTDWSYKTPYLLYAASSDGCILSWNVYFNITSSISLGKVAPTCISSCPHHPYLVAIGSKSGLVYIVNFEGKGSVTYKLRGHDTEIVSLSWCPLEQNVISGNHNADLLLASGGKDRAIYIWRAGKDGRYETTISLPAVPIVTCQHRSKLNVAVGNWITVRWIEPKLLFTSSSYGELISWDLSTITKGKPTCKLVHAHHIRGLFCIAHVPDRQENVIEDWRIKKRHKIWTLAQDRRLICCAVQDNNVEIEYDVHTQGGYVYCIAACPLETSRIAYGVGDSTIRLWNLSEGHTNTFDITVLWQKIKGKIRTISWHPEKENLLAYATEEGRIGVFDTNSNKPPTLYRQYHRNIVYVIHWGPHPESEHHVLYSCAEGECVYYDPVKPNQEPKSVFKKDCTEFSWKPDFSCLAVGFENGSISFLNRKLEQRGYAKFGSAMVHCLVWHPESTATDLTYSPMRNYLAVAYKSCSIMILNLSNLMNHLTTTEDSTENDDEQKCDSYKVHEIVATLTGHVHSVVCLAWNPYITGQLISGSYDSTAQVWNVETEELIATYKGHSGPVLCCMWSPLSPDYIITGSIDFTLRVWKVTDNKAIAPQETVQKNPAKKHKKKQTKTNEITDASVMNGVSELTNSISECSISNVSQFAQKSKTLVVKEDRKKKAERTSYFTKSTKTMNDKTSLLTSLVNIVKSAKGEDVNSEENYRDVSHYMTSLLFSPKDDFMSFFDSDKCAHIEKDRHDVVTEMDVWCDNLKQNLDEAAKENRLNDFLVSLSASLSMKTWKEMCELYAYQLISDGNPYKAVTYFLCIHKTYEAIEALLNANLHKEAYALARCKVEPDDPILTNVLEKWAKHSADTGRFEEAAYIFAKLGNFTDTIKYLSLRKDASSLITTAVIALLCNDDILSKSLAEEAMILALKKSEYNLVQDIITKFPYLKYREIHLIVLEKLQKLIEKNVKLETIQMWLNGELNDDLLHVLETTCKDYYCYYNDLRQTKFCYTIDNEQMLWLTVSYEVALALISSDKQQQLKHIVAALGVITQFETLYPKNVENERDFLLQVILKLDARNPKDAESIFAKTDYPISVSLRAYLCHALLN